From the Hordeum vulgare subsp. vulgare chromosome 1H, MorexV3_pseudomolecules_assembly, whole genome shotgun sequence genome, the window CTATGAAGGCATACATGTTCTTCCAAATGGCAGTATACCCACACATCTTTATATCAAAGCCATCTCCAGGCACTTCCAAAAAGTTCATATGTATGGTTGCCTCGACACTGTCTCGAAATATGATAAGATTAAAAACAAGAGCACCATGTTCACCTTCCATTTTGATTCTAGAAAGGACGTCGAAACGAGACCGGCGCTCGATTAAGTCAAAGCATCCATCAACAAGATTTTTATCATCTGTATCACCCGGCGATGCCTTTGTCCTAATATCCACTTCAACTAGGCAATCAAATTTCATCGAGATGCCTCTTTTGGGGCTCAACAAGCGCAGATAGTCGCTGGCCTGAAATTTAACAGAGTAGCAGAGTCAGCATACCAACAAGGCAACATATGCTGTATTTAGAACACAGCTAAACAGTTAAAAATAAATGAAGACACAACAATTACCGAATTGATAGTAAGCGGGTCATCTCGGGATcggttgaaaagataattgcggcGATAATCCTCGCCATCTCGGACCGCAATATAACCGTATACCTCGACTGATCTGGTGCAATCTTTCAGAAAGGTATGCACCATGGTAGAAAAGAGTTGAAGTATAGGGCGTGGCTTGTGAAAACACCTTTGCTGCCCAGTTGAAGCTACACTGCAACATCGAGTATACCGCATAGGAGGCAGGCAAGCTATTCATTCAAAGGCAGGAGGGAGCAACATATTAATAACACAACAAGGATGCAACAGAAATAATCTAGACAGAAATGTGTATTGTGGGCGTGGCACGGAGAGAGCTTTGCGGTCGCTTACTCTCAGAGACTTGATTCAGCTGGTAGGCCTGGTGCCAGTAAAGATCGCACGCCAACCTGTGATCTCTAGACGACCCAGGGAGCGGGCAGATGTTGGGCCAGTCATAGGGCTCGGGCGGAACCCCCATATTATCTCTCATCAGCAATTTCCACTTGGCAGGTTCCACGGAACCAACACTCTCAACAAATCGCAGCACTGATGCATATACAAGGAAAGGAACACATCAAGTAATAAAAACTATAAAAAGTTGCACAAGTAGCTTCGAActgcatccatccatccatccatagaAATAAGTAACCAACAAGGGAAAATTATCTTAGCGAATGTTACCATCCTCAGGGCCTAGGGGGAcatcatcgtcttcctcctcctgctccacCTCCAGCTCCAGCCCCActcccacctccacctccacctccactacCTCCTCGTTGGAGAGAGCCATAAGCCCTGAAATTGCAAATTCGTGGATCCAACTTGCGCTCCGCAGGAGAAATCGCTTAGATTTGCAAATCTACGGATAAAACGAAATATTCCTATGAAGAGATCGATCGAGTCGGGCCAATAAATAAATTGCTAGAGCATCGAGTCCGAACTGGATTGGGGTGTGAGTCCGAATTGGattggggtgggggtggggggtggcggcggcgatgcGCGAGGGTTCCTGGGAGAAAGAATTCGTTAGGGTTCCTTTTAACTGTCGGAGGTAACCTCACAAAATACTGGGCCTACCGGGCCGGTTTGAAACTGCTCTTTTCCCTAAAATTCGTTAgctttgtaagaataatttctctCTCGTTCTTTTCATTTAAAAATAGCTTTGTTAGAAAGTTCTCTGTCCTTGCAGATCCGAGATGAGTTTATGTTGTTATGTCAAGCTCTTTTTATTGGTCTTATTATTTGTGAAGGTGAAATCCTTCATCTACACCATGGTGAAGATATAGCGATTCGATGGCCCACACTTTTAGGGGATCATCCCGGCCCAAATACATTCATCGATCAGGGCTTCCCGACCTTTTGGATGGGGGATTCAAGACAGTTTCAAAAACCATAATCGGTAATGGTCGTGCGGGTGAAAGAGTGACAATATTGTTGCTTCAGTCCAGTCGCAACCACGAAAAAGGTGTTTTCAAGGGATTTCAGTGTAATTCCTAGCCATATTAGTTACTTTTGTGTTTTTGTGGATCTTAGGTGCAAAACAGTGTACCCGTAACTATTATGAGTATGAATAAAGTTACAAGTGTTTCTAAAAAAAGTTTCTCCGCTCTAATAGATATTGTATTTGTGAAGGTATTAGGTGGTGCTTCAAAACTCTAGTTCAAAGAGTTTTTTTTACGAGATTTTTTTTTGATCTATTCATCATCTGTCAAGGTAGTTTAAAGAAATTTTATGGAGTTGGAAGAAAATTAACCACCATTATCACCAGCAGCGGATACCACTTCATTTTATTTCTTCACGTCATCCAGCCAAATTGACTTTCTCCGTACAAAAATCCCATTATTACAATGCAACTACCTGAAAGCCAAACATGATAAGCTGTCCCATGATAAAGCTGGTACTAATGGGTTTAATTGTTCAAATTTGATTTGATGAAGTGAAGCAATCCCAAACAAGTCAGAATTTAATCTACCTCATTTTCTTTCTTCTAAATTTTGATCTAGGTCGAATTGCGAGATATATGCACCTCTCACCTACAACGTGCAGTGAATAGGTCGGCCGAATAACGAGTTCTATATCTTTGGTTTTGTGTTCGTTTCTTCATTTTTCAAATATGTGTTCATTCTTCCTGTTAGTATTTTtctgtttattttttttcttgatgGATTTTCATCCGGTTATTTcagttttttttattttgaacacattatatattttttgcaTACTGATATATGTTGAAtatttacatgatgaatatcTCTTCTTCAAATACATGTTTTGAAAAATTTCTAATACGAGTTTAGTATATTATTAAATGCACATTGAACATTTTGCGTGGTAGTTGTTTTTTTAATATTTATATGGATAATTTCTACATTATATTAAAATGTTTTTGAAAATAATACAGGACTTATTTTCATACAAGTAAATTGTTTCTAAAATGTTACGTGCATTTTTATGAATGATGAAACATTGTTCTAAATTGTATGAACATTTTTTACACTGTATAAATTGTTTAAAAATAGGGCTTGTTTAAGACTGCTCTATTCCAGAAAATTCAACTTCACTTTAGAAAACATAAGCCAAACGAGGTAGCTTCACGATATACAGCTCCACAAAAAAACTAGACTCTAGGGTCTAACTTCTTGTTTTTtatgagagcatctccaacagccgcgcttcgcgccgcgttCAAGAAATTTATTtgcgcgcgcgcttcggctggtttggcgcgtcgcgcagcgctggctccagcagcagcggtaaaatgcagcgcgcgcaaaaATGCAAACATTTGAATTTGGCACAAACAAGTTGATGCAtaaaagttcatgcccacaagttcatccaaccaagttcaaaatgcaaacaAGTTCAAGACATATGAACGAAAGACACATcaatcatcatcttcctcgtcttcgtcctcatcttccgaagacgattcttccgccttcgtagatgaatcttcctccctaacctcatcacgcaccgcatcatgtgaagctccgacggtgttggcaagatcttcaacggcggccggaggtgcacccatgcctcccatggcggccggaGGTTTTTCCTTTCCTCGACCCCACCgcggcggcacgggacggcgccggcgcgacgccacccgtcggcgtggtcatccgcggcggcaagaagaggctgcgcgcgaggccgacggtcggcggagctccggcggtggcGGCGCCAACGCTAGCTgcgctagggttttcggcggcggcggcgccaacGCTAGCTgcgctagggttttcggcggcggcggcggggggctcgCGGCTGTACAGCGGGGTGCCGGtctgcgcgtccatggtggcaggGGCGCCGACGCCGGCGCACGgtgcgaaggaggaagaaagagagaaagttcGCGCGCGCGCTCGAGTCTGCCGCGCGCGGAAGTGTGCGCTCCAAATTACCAGCGCGGGATGAGGCTATGGACATCGCGCCCAActtgttttagcgcgcgcgcggtttttgcgcgcccgctggagcatCCCGCCACGTCGCGCGCTATAAAAAGGGATACTTTTGGGCGCGACGCTTGTTTTGcgctgctgttggagatgctctgaaGCTCTCTATGAGGTGCTCCATAAAATTGCAGAAGCTGGAGTTGGAgcgaaattacccaccactgccacccgtaagtggataccccttcgtttcTCCCCTCTCATCCAATCAAGTAGATCATTTCCACCAAATTTTTCATTCGTGAAGCTGGAGTTGGATAAAAGCCAAACGTTTTCTTTGAAAGAGCTACAGCTTCCGTATGAAACTGCTTCAAAGTAAATTTAATAGAGCGGAGCTGCTTTTGATGGAGCAGAGAGgtcccaaacagggcctaagcagCAGCAAAATCAGCTAGGTGGGCACGAACACGCTCCAATCTAGCACGCTCCAGACCAGCTCTAAAGCGACACGACCAGAGATGAAGGTTACAAATTGTTTTCACAATCGCACCATGCATCGTGCAAGATTTTTGGTTGAAGACGAGGTCGTTCCTGGCCTTCCATGCATAGCTCCCAAAGTAGCACCATGCATAGACCCTGCCTCCCAGGACGACCGGAGCACCTCCAGCGGCGGTTGGGAACAGCTCAACAGTCGTCGGAGCAGCAGCCCAACTAGGCGGCGTCCCACACTGCGGCGCTGAGGGCACAACCGGTAAGTAGGTGATGACCATCTTCCATCTCCGAGCAACGCTTGCACTTATCCGAGGGGGAGCAATTCTTTCAGTAAAAGCATCAAGATCTAGCTTGATCTTCCTCGGATGTTTTGTCCCTCAAATTCTGTTGGCGTGGTGGTACTGCACGCCATGCAGCGAGGTGGCTCGGTACCGCAATACCATTCCCTTAAGATATTTTTTTCGAACCGGGCTTTCTCCCCTTTCcattattactttcataacgaAAATACTTCCCCAAGATATGGTCCTCGAGTCATGCTCATCAGAGAGCACAATGTCGTAGACTGCGTCACACACAATATCTAGTTCCTACTCCGCAGCGGCAGCAAGTCTGTTTCGCAACAGTCCAACTCCCAGACCACCTAAT encodes:
- the LOC123438045 gene encoding uncharacterized protein LOC123438045 translates to MALSNEEVVEVEVEVGVGLELEVEQEEEDDDVPLGPEDVLRFVESVGSVEPAKWKLLMRDNMGVPPEPYDWPNICPLPGSSRDHRLACDLYWHQAYQLNQVSETCLPPMRYTRCCSVASTGQQRCFHKPRPILQLFSTMVHTFLKDCTRSVEVYGYIAVRDGEDYRRNYLFNRSRDDPLTINSASDYLRLLSPKRGISMKFDCLVEVDIRTKASPGDTDDKNLVDGCFDLIERRSRFDVLSRIKMEGEHGALVFNLIIFRDSVEATIHMNFLEVPGDGFDIKMCGYTAIWKNMYAFIDDKECDCNSFVSSAGSFSQYFVAAVQMEDTLFIDFMEGSMPISFKADIHGSEEKEYHFRNSAVVSVKVSWSTVLY